Within Hyla sarda isolate aHylSar1 chromosome 7, aHylSar1.hap1, whole genome shotgun sequence, the genomic segment atgaagggtagcttttgaaaattgcaattttcaacctatgctctgcttcatctttctgggaacaactaacatgtgactccgaattgtcgcctggaaatacgacagagctcaacgagaactcttcgcatttgaggcggatgttttttacggacctaacagttacatacattcggaggaaaatacaagaaaggaacacccacatgtgagcctattacaaacagtacaccccctagggaaggtgtatagggtgaagttgagatttggaacagacgggtgttcccttcatttattttccaggaatggatgaagtgtactatggggggggaagaaaattgcaattttagtactgatattcccagaatgatgacccagagtacagccaaaagtaaaaatgatgcccgccccaaaccctatactctgaatcatcattctgggaaggggatgtgtggggccgtccctattctgttacctcaaatgcgcaccccgcttaggtggggagagagagcattgcgcatttgaggcaactgcaaacctccaatgctgttgactctgtgtcccatgacccattttttagggggaagaacaaaaaaaaatattgggggtattggtaaAAAGGTTTtggttttggcagttttttttttttttctgggggggggaggttgttataaaatttggaagacaatgtactctggactggtacattggagtcgaattgtggggaatgaaaattggggcaaaggatggaaaattttgtactccatggaagtgtgatactccctgaagcagcctatgcagaggcccggatgatcggggcaagtgtcgcattgaatggtggtgtccttccgaatccccctcttgcgacccACTCTGCATtacttctgagatcgtcccttctttccagtgtgggggatcacacctggaaagtgttggccggggacgatccggggaccttaAGTTCCAGAGGTtgtctgacccgctctttggtggtcaccatagatgagggcctttagaacttcctcttggaactccaggtatgtccctgtgttgccagcgtacttgtacagtacaaaagagttgtacatggcaacctgtaccatgtagaccgcaacttttttgtaccatacctttgttttctgcatggcattatatgacttgaggacttgatcacaaagatcaactccccccccatataccgattgtggtccagaatacaatcgggcttgaggaccggtcccacggtacctcgcacagggacaggaatGCTGCCATTCCCTTGAATAGTGGtgaacatccctcttgtccttataccggaccaacaacaggttctcatgggaaaaggcacaggactcacccgggggataggagtctgcaggggataggaaggaaggcctctttgattcttccggactgtcccacaagcgagcgtggatctggcggcgagggatgtgaagagagggatactagtataaaagttatccacgtaaaggtggtaacctttatctagcaatgggtgcaaaaggccccaaacgattttcccgctaacacccaaaatgggggaacaatctgggggttcaatgcgggaatctcgtccctcgtaCACCATAAAcgtgcaagtgtacccggaggtactctcgcgaagtttatacatcttcacaccataccgcgcccgcttggtaGGAATGtatccccttaaagctgatgagagactcatcaatagcgacctcccttccagggacataggcctcccaaaatctggccccgaagtgattgatgaccggcctgattttatacagacgGTCATACGCCGGATCAGTTCATACTGTATAGGGGTGTGTatgtattgcctgacactggattttttaactagacccatatgcagcacgaggccccaaaaggttctcatttcggctgcatcgactggagtccagccaccgggtctagctaaaagtgagcccgggttagcggcgacaaactgttgggcatacagattcgtctgtgtaaccattagattaacaaagtcttcactgaaaaaattaccgaaaaagtccttttcagttaacccggcgatgttaatcttgattcctgagtcgccccagggggactcatactagcatggggcacagggtcaagggcagaggaggtttgcggcaccgcacggcggcgtctccgccgccttggtggctcatcatcagaactagatgatgaggaggatgatgaaataaggaaggtggggtcttaatcgtcctctgagccgctctcggtgtcggaggcaattatggcatatgcctcctccgccgaaaacactctgcgggccatttccctactctaatggggatacggatgtgtgtgtgtggggggggggaaactttattggtgtatgtgctgtgtgtggtgtggtgcgatactacttCCCTAGcccgccctaaccctccctaacctaatctaactaaactaacccgccctaacagaaaaaaaataaaaaggggacttaaaaaaaaaaaaatgttttaaaatgggACTTCTAGCGTAAAAAAGCCCTTCgccaaaaaaagcgtttatctaatcagtggtgtgcgcactgattagcgcttgtggcggcagggggcgcagaagtcagagggggtccggccactcagcccagaacagtggctggtggcttgtacacagacccccacacaaaaaacccgaaaaataaaattaaaaaaagcttaaccccgaaaaaaatgcacctgcctgaacccccaaaaaaacgctcatcagtgataaatcactgacagcggtgggacaggctgcacacacaggtacggtccgtccacacagtacacgcctgctactggtggcacggaccgcctatgggtgcaaaaaagcgctagaaaacgcgaaaaaagcgccagcaccacaaaaaaaacactgatcagtactacgggactgatcagcggcgggtgggctttaacaaacggtggcggaccgctcttttataactaagagggtccgcacacacgcttagggaaaaaaaaaagaagatctgtgccaaaaaaaaaaaaaggctggcggcagaccacagagacccagcagggccggggtcatgcagctaaaggtgctacggacccacggacacccactgaggtacgccgaaaaaaaataattaaaaaacatctctgtgaaatggtgggcagaacggagcaacatgctcctagcccacccaatcccctcccattactatgtgattgatgtggccactttggccacccaatcacaactgtactgaggggggtggccacaatgccagcccccagtacagcaaggatggtgattggtggtgtatgctACACCACCAGTAACCATCTATATCCATGTCACAGGGtaacacgtgaccctgatgacccgaaACCGCTGCAGAatgccggtaagtagttaccaGCGTCTTGCAGCGAtcgtcggtataggaggtcctctggACACTgtacactgccgggatgtctgctgattgaaatcagcagacatccggctccgatccctgcccggcgagcggcagggaacgGAATCAAAGCACATCGTTCATCTGAATTGGGGccatgatgacccccctgggcgatatatgccgagatgcctgctgaacgatttcagcaggcatccggctccggtccccaaccggctagcggtggggaccggatttcccacgggcgtatggatacgccctcggtccataaggactcagaatgcagggcgtatccatacgccctatgtcctgaagaggttaaatcaaaGAGTAAGTTTGTCTTTGAAGAGCAGAGATGCTAGAGTCTGTATGTGTAATGTTCTTATAAACCACACAGCCTTGACATTAAAACCATTAATGTTGCAAAGGTTTCCCTGTGCCCCTAAAATTGCTCTGAGCCATAAAGGCATGGATGCATgagacctctgaagatgcctaaTGGTATCTGGCTCAAAACCCTCAGTGGCTGATTCTAAAGTTCTATACGTTGTGATGTGTGGCAACCATGAATTGAACATTTGTGTATGTACTATTGGGTTCCTTCTCAGTCTATATGTCCACATAACACGTAAAAAAGACTACGTTATTTTTTTCTATCTTTCCACCTAACTCCTCTCCTGGGGTGTGTGTGGATGTACTAAAAGAAATACACAAGAGGATAACCTAAAACTCCCTGCAGAGGACACACCATTTACAAATGAACCACTGAAGACTGCGAGGAAGCAGTACCAACCACTGAAGACTATGAGGAAGCAGTACCAACCACTGAAGACTGCGAGGAAGCAGTACCAACCACTGAAGACTATGAGGAAGCAGTACCAACCACTGAAGACTATGAGGGAGCAGTACCAACCACTGAAGACTGCGAGGAAGCAGTACCAACCACTGAAGACTGCGAGGAAGCAGTACCAACCACTGAAGACTGCGAGGAAGCAGTACCAACCACTGAAGACTGTGAGGAAGCAGTACCAACCACTGAAGACTATGAGGAAGCAGTACCAACCACTGAAGACTGCGAGGAAGCAGTACCAACCACTGAAGACTGCGAGGAAGCAGTACCAACCACTGAAGACTATGAGGAAGCAGTACCAACCACTGAAGACTATGAGGAAGCAGTACCAACCACTGAAGACTGCGAGGAAGCAGTACCAACCACTGAAGACTATGAGGAAGCAGTACCAACCACTGAAGACTATGAGGAAGCAGTACCAACCACTGAAGACTGCGAGGAAGCAGTACCAATCACTGAAGACTGTGAGGAAGCAGTACCAACCACTGAAGACTATGAGGAAGCAGTACCAACCACTGAAGACTATGAGGAAGCAGTACCAACCACTGAAGACTGCGAGGAAGCAGTACCAATCACTGAATCACCTGTTATTTTACTGTTTAGTATCATGTATAGATCATTTCTAGAATGTTGACTGAGCAATACATACAGTATCTTGGTTTGCATATAATAAATATAGCAATACTGATATAACTTACTGTGGGTGTAACTTGTACAAGGTCCCATCAACACCAATAGTAGTTTTAAGATGATCCAGACCACGGTTTTCTCTTATTTTATCTACAACTGCAGCCAAGCCGGCACCACATAACTTTGCTGCTCTCGTTGACACTGCACCACAAACTTCCTTCACAATGATACTGTCATCACATGTACTATCCAAGCCAAGCTGCTGGAGGATCTTTCTGACCTGGAGGAGAGCTAGACGATCACTGTATAAAGAAAAGCCAAAATCATTGATGAGTGTATACAAATGGCATAGGGGCAGAATTACTACAGCCTGACGTTCTACATGTGTTTAGATAACCTGCAGTGGAGTACTCTGCTCCTAATGTATTAAGAGGTGCACATCTTATAATAAACTGTCACATCTTGTGCTGTGCATTTGCCTCTGACTGGACTCTACGCCAGCTAGAAACTGGCATACGTTTCAGCTTTAATGTCCCCTTAACACCAAGCCCTGTCTGCATTCTAAAAACCAAAAAGTTGTGTACTTTTGGACAAAATGGGGGCTTTTACAAAAACATGCCACTGTTTTAAAAGGCAGAAAACTGGCCAATATGGCAAATAAATGTCCTTCCATTGTCTTTACAAAGACAGATAAGCAGAGTGACTATATAAAAAGGTGAGGCTGTATGTTAAGTTATATGGGTACATTAGCCACTCTAAAACAAAACTCTGCTGCTACAGAACCTCTTTTTGAAGATAAAAAGAAGTTTCCGGTTCACAATTTTTTTGATCTACAGTGCGCCCCAATGATTAGGACCAGGAGACTTGCGGGGTGCTCAATACCAGATAGCTTCAGATGCAGCCAATAAATCATAGCAGAAAACGAGAGGCAACTCACCGCATCAGTGCTCCAAAGACTGTTATTTTCAGTGCAGTAAAAACGCCAGCAGTACCGGACCGTAAGCCATTCACAGAAAGCTTTAGTTAGTTTAGTTAGCAACTGTTTCACACTGTTATGGTGCTTTGTCAGACTACGTTTCTCACCTGAGGGAGGGGAGGTAATAAGCTCACGTCACCCATGATGCAGGTGAGAGGAGCGTGTACAAAGAACAAATTACATATAAAACAAATTCTACTAATCTTATGCAACAAACTAGCCAGGGGTCAAGTCTTgggaaaaaagtgagggaacccgagatttccactcaagggctggtcctgcaggactcctgctaataggaatggtgttcctgctgtggaaaaagtgcaggaacttagttcccaCGCATTCCTGCTGGACTTGAAACTGAAACTAGGATGTCCTGAAACTAGGATGCTAAGGTCGGACCTGTCAGTAAGTCCTAAGTTCCTTAGCCCTTTGAGAGCTTGTATCGTGCAgcctatataaaaatgtttgcatGGGCATGTAATAGCATAAACTAGTCCAGTAATCTgacaacatatataaatgcggtTTAATAGGTACACCTgctatattaatatttttatctaCACACATAAATGAACACCAAGAGCAGATCTGCACCTACAATTACCTGCTGGAAGTGATTTCTGTAACCAGTCATGTTCTTTTGAGAAAACTTGCTACGGGTTAATGTGTCACCTATATTGTGGCATCTTTTAGACGAAAATAGAGGTCTCTGTCTACCTACATCCTGCAAATCTGCCTCATTCCTTATTATGAACCAgtatttgttaattatttcttttattttgtttgcCATAGGGCTAAATTTTAAAGTAAAGGAAAATGGGTCACTCTCTTGTGCTGTAGTGTGAGACCTGTGTcattgaaaggtttatgatttttaaaaggcaaggaggaaaaaatgaaagtgcaagaacagaaaacgctcggtccttaaggggttaagggactcCACATCGACAGAGGCAAGAATGAAATGCTCAGGCCACATCATTTCACCTAGAGCACATAGAAACTCCCCTGTAACCCCTGCAGCGCtagggaacttaaaggggtactccggtgaaaaccttttttcttttaaatcaactggtagcagaaagttaaacatatttgtaaattacttctattaaaaaatcttaatccctcctgtacttattagctgctgaatactacagagaaaattattttctttttggaatgctctctgatgacatcacgaccacagttctctctgctgacgttattataataataataacgctttatttattgttgtccttagtgggatttgaacccaagtccccgacACTGCAAAGcagaagtgctaaccactgagccaccatgctgcccttagcatacatctgctatgcatggttgctaaaatggacagagatgtcagcagagagcactgtgttcgtgatgtcatcagtgttccaaaaagaaaggaatttcctctgtagcattcagcagctaataagtactggaaggattaagatttttttatagaaataatttacaaatatgtttaagttTCTGCCCCCAgatgatttaaaggaaaaaaggttttcaccggagtacccctttaagactgaatgACAGGTCCGACTTTAGCATGTTTATCGGCTAGTTTGCTGCATAAGATTAGTCGAATTGGTTTTATATGTAATTTGTTCTTTGTACACGCCCCTCTCACCTGTGTCATGGGTGACGTGAGCTTATTACCTGCCCTCCCTCAGGTGCGAAACTGAGTCTGACGAAGCACCATAACGGTGTGAAACAGCTGTTGTAACTAAATCTTTCTGTGAACGGCTTATGGTCCGGTAGTGCTCTAAAGACCAAAGTCTTTGGAGCACTGAAGCAGTGAGTTGCCTCCCGTTTTCCACTCCGATTTACAAGATATGGCAATATAGGGCTTCTCATCCGGATTCTAGACATGTCTTCATAGTCCTTCCCAGCTCCAATATATAAGCCTTTTTGTATATAAGCGAGGCTAAAGTGTCCTTGGGGGAGTCCAGCCTCTCTCTTTATTTACACCTCCTTGCCTTCTGGTTTATgccttaatcttaatccttccagtacttattagcggctgtatactacagagtaaattcttttctttttggatttcttttctgtctgaccacagtgctctctgctgacacctctgtccatgtcaggaactgtccagagcaggagaaatccccatagcaaacatatgctgctctggacagttcctgacatggacagaggtgtcagcagagagcactgtggtcgtgacagaaaagaaatccaaaaagaaaagaatttcctctgtagcatacagcagctgataagtaatggaaggattaagattttttaatagaagtaatttacaaatctgtttaactttctggcaccagttgatttaaaaaatgttttccacccctttaaatattacctAAACCATATGATATTAGAAACATGCTGCTCTTCCCTAATATATCATTTAAATGTGCTTTTTATGGTACAGATTTACTTTACTCATATGCTAAAATATTGGCATGTACAAGATCACAAGACATAACCTTTCTATCTGAGACAGAAATTTGGTTTCAAATATTCCCTTTGTCCTCAGCCGTTCAGAAATCTGTCCTCGAAATAGGAGGCCTCTCTTGGTTAGATCAATCAGAACCTGTCTCACAATTTCTCCAAGGTACATTCCACTTGACATCTTTTCAAAGCTGTGTGAAATATATGCAAAGCTATATTAGTTGTTTGCATACTGCAAGTAAATTAAAATTGTTACATTTTCTATTAATATCAAATATGTACCACATTTAAATGAATCATTTTCATGTCTTCATTCCATGATTCCGATAATTTTATGTAACAAGATGTGGAGAGACCGAAAAGAGAACATATTTCTGTAATATCTTTTGAGCTCAATTTGAAAATCATGTTTTACAATTGAAAAAACAGCCCAAAATGGATGTTTATTTTAACTTGTTGAGTTCTATTAAGCCCATTAGTAGAATGTCCATTTTGTTCACGATCCAATATTTTTATGGCTGgaatttttacattttgaaataaaaacattcttttttacatttctctTTTTTGGCTGTTTATGGTCCCCAAAAAACGTCACTTTTGGTAATTCCAGTCATTATTGGCCAATTTTTTCCCCActgcaattttttcataaaaaatggcaattttttGGAACGACTGAAAATACTGACGGAAACCTTTGAATATAGGAATATATCCAGGATTGAATGTTTGATCTTCAGGCTATTTGTTTCAGGCTGCTGTACAGTAGTAGCTGTACAGTAGATTAGCGGTGTAATGTGAGCGGCCCTCCGTTTGCAATTATGAGACAAAAAGGGGGTCGATTCTGTAACGCTGCAGGTCAGTTACCATTGAAAAGCTATATAATGCAAAACTAACAtagcgtatatactcgagtataagccgagtttttcagcacgatttttcatgctgaaaacacccccctcggcttatacttgagtgaactctccacctgtcaatcccttctcagtggtcttcaacctgcggacctccagatgttgcaaaactacctagctgcgaatgaacgtccctgtgcatcgtcgtcaaggcaacgtcactagtccggggccagcccggagcggagaagagggcctcccggtgaaaatggaccgcccggaacgactaacccttcccaccggacggtccctgcagcatagatggcccagatcaGCTCACTCttcccgaggggaggtgagtagagaactaaatgggggtctggatgatgacggaggccgcagtggtcttcaacctgtggacctccagatgtttcaaaaatacaacacccagcatgcccggacagccgatggctgtccgggcatgctgggagttgtagttttgcaacatctggaggtccgcaggttgaagaccactgatgaagggattgacaggcggtgatgatgaaggggggggggggaatgaagacagggtgatgatgacgggggtctggataatgacaggggggatgatgacagggtgatgatgatgagggggaaaatgacagggtgatgatgacaggggtgatgatgagggggtgttaatgacaggggtctggatgatgacatgggtgtatgatgtatttcccaccctaggcttatagtcgagtcaataacttttcctgggtttttggggtgaaattagggtcctcgacttatattcaggtcggcttatactcgagtatatatggtatgcaGTAACCAATTCTGCTGCAAATGTCATTCTCTATTAATTTTACCTTTGTTTTCCAGGATTTAAGGAATTTACATCCACGTGTCTATCATATTGTGTCTGGATGTCTGAGAGACGGCCATTATCCCCAAATCCTCCCCATTCTGTGTTAATACACATTTTCCCTTCATCGCCATCTAAAAATTCAATGTTCTTCATTTCTTCCATATAACAAACATTGCTCCCAGTACCTGGGGAAGAAAGACATATctcagattgtattgtattgtttttcattttttattctatAACATTTAGGGGTATGTATGGTGGCACACAACATTCTTACAAATCCACATTAAAGAGACATATGTGCTCATTATATGACTCTTTAAGTGGATCTGTAAGGTCGTTGTGTTCCACCATACAAACCCCTAAATGTTATAcaataaaacatgaaaaacaaTTTATGCATTAGAACATGCCACGAAATTCTTGAGGGGAAAAAACTCCTTTTTTAGGGGAGGAGCCATGAAATGATAAAGTGCAACAACACATTAATAGACATAGAATACACATGaaaataatggccctgatttactattgcaatCCCAAAATgtgttgtcgggttgtgcgccagattctggcacattgcaGCAGAATTGAAAATacacgactaactctccattttactgagaaaacccaaaaaaggggtgtggcagcagtaaaaaaaagggatgtgtccctgacattttcacaaaaaccctacaTGTTTACTAaggttcccacataaaatgtggtgaatttgagctgaggaaaaccccacagatcagagcatgtgtaaaaaaaaaaaaaaagcaaagtgtagagaaaagtgcaaaatgtagggaaaccttaaaggggtactctggccctgagacatcttatcccctatgcaaaggaaaggagataagatgtctcaccgcggggatcccaccgctggggacccctgtgatcttgtatTCGCCTGTTTGAGCCT encodes:
- the LOC130282257 gene encoding hexokinase HKDC1-like isoform X6 yields the protein MSSGMYLGEIVRQVLIDLTKRGLLFRGQISERLRTKGIFETKFLSQIESDRLALLQVRKILQQLGLDSTCDDSIIVKEVCGAVSTRAAKLCGAGLAAVVDKIRENRGLDHLKTTIGVDGTLYKLHPHFSRIMQETVKKLSPQCDVTFILSEDGSGKGAALITAVAKKFHSREEQDKN